Within Betaproteobacteria bacterium, the genomic segment GTGACCACTTGGGGGTCAAGCCATTCTACTATTTCTGGGATGGCAGACTCTTCGCGTTTGCATCGGAATTGAAGGCCCTGTTGGAGCATCCCGGCATCTCGAAAGATATCGATCTGGACGCATTGGGCTTGTATCTTGAGTGCCAGTACATCCCCACGCCACTGACAATATACAAAAACATCCGAAAACTGCCGGCCGGCCACGCACTGACACTTCGTGAGGGTGCCCTGAGGATTTGGCAATACTGGAATCCGGATTACCAGCGCAAACCCATGTGGGACGAAAGCGAATCGCTCGATCGGCTCGACGCGGAACTCAGGCTATCCATTAAATCAATGCTTGTCGCCGATGTCCCATTGGGTGCCTTCATCAGCGGCGGAATCGATTCCAGCCTGATCGCCGCATTGATGACTGACATAACCGGCAAACCGATCGACACATTCAATCTTGGTTTCGCAAATGACACGAGCCAGAGTGAGCACGAAGAGGCTGCGGCAGTGGCGAAGCATATCGGCAGCCGCCATCACGTTGCCATGGTGACGCCGGACGATGTGTTATCCGCGTTCGATAGCTGGGTCGATGTGTTCGATGAACCCTTTGGCGATCAAGCGGCACTGCCAACCATGCTGCTGTCAAAAATTTCGCGCCAGGACGTGACTGTGGTATTGACGGGCGAAGGTGCGGACGAACTTTTTTCCGGTTACGGCAATTATCGCAAGCGGGTAAGCGAAGAGCGCATTACAAGCGTATTCGGCCATCCGTTGTCACCGTTGCGCGCACTGGTGCCGCACATGCCAGTGCTTTGGCAAAAAGATCGCATCATCAAAGCACTTGGCGTTGCACTATCGCGACGTTACGCGACCATTCCAAATCTATTCGACCGATCTACCCAGCCGGTGCTCTTTTCGGATGCCTTGCTCACTCATCAAGCAAGCCACATTGCTGACTATGCAGCGGCCTTGTTTGACCAGTGCAATTCTGCGAGTTACCTGGAAAAGATCATGAATGTCGATATGCGGCTCTGGCTTCCTGATGACCTGCTGACCAAAGTCGATCGCGCGACGATGGCTTATTCGCTAGAAGCACGGGTGCCGTATCTCGACCACAAGTTCGTTGAGTTCGTCGCGCAGCTGAATCCCGATCTGAAACAGCGTGGCAAAACCACCAAGTATTTGCTCAAAAAACTCGCTGAGAATTACCTGCCGCACGACATCGTCTACCGACCCAAACAAGGTTTCGTCATGCCGCTTACGCAGTGGCTTGACGGTGGATTGAAGTCACGCATGGAGCACGCGCTCTCTGCGGGCGGATTGGAAAAACGCGGCTTGTTCCGAAGGGGTGCGCTAATGCGCGTGTTAAACGAGCACCGCGCTGGACGCAGTAATCATGCAGGGCGATTGTGGGCGCTGACCGTTCTGGAGTTATGGTTTAGTCGTTACGCGCCTGACTTCTCGCTTTGAGTCCTGTGCGCGACACCACTTTGACGCGAAAGCAAAAAGCCCAGCACCTGAGAGGTGATGGGCTTTTTGGGGATTGGGTCTTGGCGATGACCTACTTTCGCACGGGTATGACCGCACTATCATCGGCGCAACGTCGTTTCACGGTCCTGTTCGGGATGGGAAGGGGTGGGTCCAACGCGCTATGGTCGCCAAGAATTCTGTGTGTTGTCCGTTCGGCGCGTGTTGCGCCTGAGTGAACGTCCAACCGCATGGGGTGGGAGAAGTAAAGAACTGATTAGATTGTTGCGCGCCTTGTCTATAACGCTTTGCTTAAGGTTATAGAGTCAAGCCTTACGGGCAATTAGTATCGGTTAGCTTAACGTGTTACCACGCTTCCACACCCGACCTATCAACGTCCTGGTCTCGAACGACCCTTCAAGGGGGTTAAACCCCGGGAAATCTTATCTTCAGGCGAGTTTCCCGCTTAGATGCTTTCAGCGGTTATCTCTTCCGTACATAGCTACCCTGCGATGCCTCTGGCGAGACAACAGGTACACCAGCGGTACGTCCACTCCGGTCCTCTCGTACCAGGAGCAGCCCCCGT encodes:
- the asnB gene encoding asparagine synthase (glutamine-hydrolyzing), which translates into the protein MCGLSGFIDFTSATLNSGAVLRRMNRRLAHRGPDAEGYYENGVTHLGHRRLSVIDLASSQQPMTTADRRHTIVFNGEIYNFRALRHELEGRGRIFGTAGDTEVILQAIAEWQDMSLDKLQGMFAFAVWDASKKALFAARDHLGVKPFYYFWDGRLFAFASELKALLEHPGISKDIDLDALGLYLECQYIPTPLTIYKNIRKLPAGHALTLREGALRIWQYWNPDYQRKPMWDESESLDRLDAELRLSIKSMLVADVPLGAFISGGIDSSLIAALMTDITGKPIDTFNLGFANDTSQSEHEEAAAVAKHIGSRHHVAMVTPDDVLSAFDSWVDVFDEPFGDQAALPTMLLSKISRQDVTVVLTGEGADELFSGYGNYRKRVSEERITSVFGHPLSPLRALVPHMPVLWQKDRIIKALGVALSRRYATIPNLFDRSTQPVLFSDALLTHQASHIADYAAALFDQCNSASYLEKIMNVDMRLWLPDDLLTKVDRATMAYSLEARVPYLDHKFVEFVAQLNPDLKQRGKTTKYLLKKLAENYLPHDIVYRPKQGFVMPLTQWLDGGLKSRMEHALSAGGLEKRGLFRRGALMRVLNEHRAGRSNHAGRLWALTVLELWFSRYAPDFSL